A genomic stretch from Leptospira johnsonii includes:
- a CDS encoding DUF3209 family protein has translation MACHEIAALRLGMMNVLGIKDESVIQHEKNEIGTEALSYPGPIQSLTNANNFEDLIRFFEASLVELEQKISGLTPKDPKSGYYTSLLILTKKVELDLKNSAKAFQTLYLDLEEMHDFVHEIYPS, from the coding sequence ATGGCATGTCATGAAATTGCGGCTTTAAGATTAGGAATGATGAATGTTCTTGGCATCAAGGATGAATCGGTGATCCAACATGAAAAAAATGAAATAGGAACGGAAGCACTTTCTTACCCCGGACCGATCCAATCATTGACGAATGCGAATAATTTTGAGGACCTGATCCGATTTTTCGAAGCAAGCTTGGTCGAGTTAGAACAAAAAATTTCAGGGCTTACACCAAAAGATCCTAAATCGGGATATTATACTTCTCTTCTCATCCTTACAAAAAAAGTGGAACTCGATCTGAAAAATTCCGCCAAAGCATTCCAAACCTTATATCTGGATTTAGAAGAAATGCACGACTTTGTGCATGAGATCTACCCGTCTTAG
- a CDS encoding CbiX/SirB N-terminal domain-containing protein yields MKPKLAVLVLGHGSREENSNLEFVSLVEAYSLTRPDLKISHAYVELAKPDLETALRELSEEYSNIIIFPLFLYTSGHIKNDIPIVLDRIKSEFPNHSFKITNSLGIHSKMVSLLRKRAEEFLPPNKEQSSKTGVIIVNRGSSDPDANGDFYKTVRLFQEGNHFSFVLPSFIGITSPLLQDTLEMASKLRPEKLLVVPYFLFGGKLIQKISSLVQNFSEKFPWIKTELSSYLGPDPELFSVMDERIQDCISGKFSLPCDTCEYRAQLPGLSKKVGGLKALLWSIRHLETHNQAAPHIFPHRNLQKHIFVCENIDCASKGSSALVSRIRSILKVQGKHLDFKISRSSCMGRCGEGPVVVVYPDGVWYQKVSVDDAEDLVSEHLLQDRLVSRLVDNIMQ; encoded by the coding sequence ATGAAACCTAAACTCGCGGTATTGGTGTTGGGTCATGGAAGCAGGGAAGAAAATTCCAATTTGGAATTTGTTTCCTTGGTTGAGGCCTATTCGCTTACCCGCCCAGATCTAAAAATTTCCCACGCTTATGTGGAATTAGCGAAACCGGATCTTGAAACTGCGCTGAGAGAACTTAGCGAAGAATATTCTAATATTATTATATTTCCTCTTTTTTTATATACTTCCGGTCATATAAAAAATGATATTCCAATCGTTCTGGATAGGATCAAGTCGGAGTTTCCTAACCATTCTTTCAAAATAACAAATAGTTTAGGCATCCATTCTAAGATGGTATCCTTACTCAGAAAACGTGCAGAAGAATTTTTACCTCCGAATAAAGAACAATCTTCTAAAACTGGAGTGATCATTGTAAACAGAGGATCTTCTGATCCGGATGCAAACGGCGATTTTTATAAAACGGTTCGATTATTCCAAGAAGGGAATCATTTCTCCTTTGTTCTTCCCTCCTTCATAGGGATCACCAGCCCTCTTCTTCAAGATACTTTGGAGATGGCTTCCAAGTTGAGACCGGAAAAACTTCTGGTGGTCCCCTACTTTTTGTTCGGTGGTAAGTTGATCCAAAAGATCTCCTCCTTAGTACAAAACTTCTCCGAAAAATTCCCTTGGATCAAAACTGAGCTATCTTCCTACCTTGGCCCGGATCCGGAACTATTCTCCGTTATGGATGAAAGGATCCAAGATTGTATTTCCGGGAAATTCTCTCTTCCTTGTGATACCTGCGAATACAGGGCACAACTTCCAGGTCTTTCTAAAAAGGTTGGAGGTTTGAAGGCTCTTCTTTGGAGTATCCGTCATTTGGAAACTCATAACCAAGCAGCTCCACATATATTCCCTCATCGTAATTTACAAAAACATATATTTGTTTGCGAGAATATAGACTGCGCAAGCAAAGGAAGTTCTGCCCTAGTGTCTCGGATAAGATCCATTTTGAAAGTACAGGGAAAACATTTGGATTTTAAAATTTCCCGTTCTTCTTGTATGGGAAGATGCGGAGAAGGTCCCGTAGTAGTAGTCTATCCGGACGGAGTTTGGTACCAAAAAGTAAGCGTCGACGATGCAGAGGATCTGGTTTCCGAGCATCTTTTACAGGATAGATTGGTTTCCCGTTTAGTTGATAATATTATGCAATAG
- a CDS encoding CbtA family protein, translating to MPLRSGFSDLLKTGLLVGLVSGFVLGILVCVWNLPLILEAEKFESKSKSKSISISENSNTGKTHIHSNGHGETHSHAKAQTNTSDEIVSGGLFQKRNLGTIVGSTLLGISFGVLLSIWIAFFPLNGFFESLSLSKAIILSILFTIGGFLIFFGIPFLGLPPELPGRASGAYDYPERQAWWYLCVGSSLAGALGSQTILSYLKIRNLLKWTLAIVTALFFVGFPFYLGVPKISEDFAAPKELRIQFEYTTLLTNLIFWFLLSSLFFLLWKPKQVLGFK from the coding sequence ATGCCATTAAGATCAGGATTTTCTGATCTTTTAAAGACCGGATTATTAGTCGGCCTAGTATCCGGTTTCGTTTTGGGGATATTGGTTTGTGTATGGAATCTTCCGCTGATCTTAGAAGCAGAGAAGTTTGAATCCAAATCCAAATCCAAATCCATATCCATATCTGAAAATTCAAATACTGGCAAAACGCATATCCACTCTAATGGGCATGGAGAAACTCATTCCCATGCGAAAGCACAGACTAACACTTCCGATGAAATTGTGAGCGGAGGTCTTTTTCAAAAGAGAAATTTGGGAACTATCGTCGGCTCTACTCTATTAGGGATTTCTTTTGGAGTTTTGCTCTCGATCTGGATTGCCTTCTTTCCTCTAAACGGATTCTTTGAAAGTCTATCCTTATCCAAGGCAATCATCCTAAGTATTCTATTTACTATCGGAGGATTTTTAATCTTCTTCGGGATCCCATTTTTAGGACTTCCTCCCGAATTGCCAGGTAGAGCCTCGGGTGCTTACGACTATCCGGAAAGACAGGCCTGGTGGTATCTTTGTGTCGGTTCTAGTTTAGCAGGCGCATTGGGGTCTCAGACCATTCTATCTTATTTAAAAATTCGTAATCTATTAAAATGGACCTTAGCAATAGTAACGGCCCTATTTTTTGTAGGTTTTCCCTTTTACCTTGGAGTTCCTAAAATTTCCGAGGACTTTGCCGCGCCGAAAGAATTAAGAATTCAATTCGAATATACAACCCTTCTCACAAATCTGATCTTCTGGTTCTTATTATCGTCTTTATTTTTTCTACTCTGGAAACCTAAACAGGTATTGGGATTCAAATGA
- a CDS encoding CbtB domain-containing protein has translation MRSISVSKDISRARLWLRGSILVLSVFLAFSMIYVVGLEPMVYLHDTFHDIRHSTGFPCH, from the coding sequence ATGCGCTCGATCTCCGTTTCGAAGGATATTTCGAGAGCCAGATTATGGCTTCGAGGTTCTATTCTGGTTCTATCCGTATTCCTTGCCTTTTCTATGATCTATGTAGTAGGCCTGGAACCCATGGTGTATTTGCACGATACTTTCCATGATATCAGACATTCCACGGGATTTCCATGCCATTAA
- a CDS encoding SDR family NAD(P)-dependent oxidoreductase produces the protein MSFSRYKGKKAFITGGSAGIGKGIAIELAKAGASVIVSARGKSNLEKTVQELKAVGAPTAVFGYAVLDVSDKKALEKEAKKAIQTLGGLDLLICSSGFAKAGEASDLDDEVYRNLMDVNYFGHVNSALAFSDHFAKQKSGEIVFLASTLAFFSIYGYGAYSASKFAIVGFAQGFRQEMMLHGVKVKLFLPPTTDTPGLEKENTDKPELSKEIEMGSALNRVHSIISVAKAILKWIPNSKFIGYTGWDSWLQYFLFRHFPEFSIKLTDSELKAAQSRLDKKKQKV, from the coding sequence ATGTCATTCAGCAGATACAAAGGTAAAAAAGCATTTATAACAGGTGGTTCCGCAGGCATAGGCAAAGGAATTGCAATCGAATTAGCGAAGGCAGGAGCAAGTGTAATCGTTTCTGCCAGAGGAAAATCTAACTTAGAAAAAACAGTCCAAGAATTGAAGGCTGTTGGAGCTCCAACAGCAGTCTTTGGATACGCAGTTTTGGATGTGTCAGATAAGAAAGCTTTAGAAAAAGAAGCCAAAAAGGCAATCCAAACCTTAGGAGGATTAGACCTTTTGATCTGCAGCAGCGGTTTTGCAAAAGCAGGAGAAGCTTCCGACCTAGATGACGAAGTTTACAGAAACCTAATGGATGTGAATTATTTTGGACATGTGAACAGCGCACTTGCATTTAGCGACCATTTTGCCAAACAAAAAAGCGGAGAGATCGTATTCTTAGCCTCTACCTTGGCATTCTTTTCCATCTATGGTTACGGAGCTTATTCAGCGAGTAAGTTTGCGATCGTAGGTTTTGCACAAGGTTTCCGCCAAGAGATGATGCTTCATGGAGTGAAGGTAAAATTATTTCTTCCACCTACTACAGACACTCCAGGTTTGGAAAAGGAGAATACCGACAAACCTGAATTGAGTAAGGAAATAGAAATGGGTTCCGCATTAAATAGAGTGCATTCGATCATTTCTGTCGCAAAGGCAATTCTGAAATGGATCCCGAATTCAAAATTTATCGGATACACAGGCTGGGATTCTTGGCTCCAATATTTTCTATTCAGGCATTTTCCAGAATTCAGTATTAAACTTACGGATTCGGAATTAAAAGCGGCTCAGTCCAGACTGGACAAGAAAAAACAGAAAGTATAA
- a CDS encoding Crp/Fnr family transcriptional regulator produces the protein MQDIPFLENLRKKIPSLEKNWDRYTSMLKERKVPAKTVLIKRGVYTKNIFIVKKGCLRLKFEDKGRDITIAFFPENRAITSIHSYRGTYKDSQLSVESIEPTELLILSGEDAEIIYKENEEVRGFLLEYVAERFDTYMNLFLSRIRDSPEQRYLNLIKEQQDIANRIPQHYIASFLGITPVSLSRIRNRIWKEQK, from the coding sequence ATGCAGGACATACCTTTTCTGGAAAATCTAAGGAAGAAGATCCCAAGTTTAGAAAAGAATTGGGATCGTTATACTTCCATGTTAAAAGAAAGGAAAGTCCCGGCAAAAACCGTGCTCATCAAAAGAGGGGTTTATACCAAAAACATTTTCATCGTTAAAAAGGGATGCTTACGGTTAAAATTCGAAGATAAGGGCAGGGATATCACGATCGCATTTTTTCCAGAGAACCGAGCAATCACTTCTATTCATAGTTATAGAGGAACTTACAAAGACAGTCAATTGAGTGTGGAGAGTATAGAACCGACAGAATTATTGATCCTGAGCGGAGAAGATGCAGAGATCATATATAAGGAGAATGAAGAAGTTCGGGGTTTTTTATTGGAGTATGTTGCTGAAAGGTTTGATACGTATATGAATTTGTTTTTGTCCAGGATCAGGGACAGTCCGGAGCAAAGGTATTTAAATTTGATCAAAGAACAACAAGACATCGCGAATCGTATTCCTCAGCATTATATCGCTTCTTTTTTAGGGATCACCCCTGTGTCCTTAAGTAGGATCAGAAATAGGATCTGGAAGGAACAAAAATAG
- a CDS encoding two-component system sensor histidine kinase NtrB, with protein MQNCDEIPPKINQPSGFLEKDFLPKEMGWDEWFCQAAQFKNILYHSPNGFAIVSLEGRFISSNPALSQILGYSENELVGMSFESITYSDDLEEDIRSRDQFLKGPASTFKRKKRYIHKDGHHLWVQIDVTLIRNKIGNPNYFAIQFQDITKHHELEKQLIHSQRMESIGSLAGGVAHDFNNILTVVLGYTTLLQKNAEHPEKILQYSEIIKKTAERGSSLIKQLLTLARKVESDLKPSIVNDLLSEAVHIAASTFPKSIRVISDLPQDPILVQADHNQIHQVFLNLFLNAKDAMPSGGLLSIRLRMEEGDFISPEQSQKTAVIEILDSGTGIDRKTIRKIFDPFFTTKEPGKGTGLGLSIVYGILENHKGKIKVESELGSGTKFSVYLPVLD; from the coding sequence ATGCAAAACTGCGATGAAATTCCTCCAAAAATAAACCAGCCCTCCGGTTTTTTGGAGAAGGATTTTTTACCTAAGGAGATGGGATGGGATGAATGGTTCTGCCAAGCGGCCCAGTTCAAGAACATACTTTACCATTCTCCAAACGGATTTGCGATCGTATCTTTGGAAGGAAGATTTATAAGTTCAAATCCAGCGCTTTCTCAAATTTTAGGTTATTCTGAAAACGAATTGGTCGGAATGAGTTTCGAATCTATTACTTATTCGGACGATCTAGAAGAAGATATTCGATCCAGAGACCAATTTTTAAAAGGTCCGGCTTCTACTTTTAAAAGGAAAAAAAGATACATCCATAAGGACGGACATCATCTTTGGGTCCAGATCGATGTGACTTTGATACGTAACAAAATAGGAAATCCGAATTATTTTGCGATCCAGTTCCAAGATATTACCAAACACCATGAATTAGAAAAACAACTCATACATTCCCAAAGAATGGAATCGATCGGTTCCCTTGCCGGAGGAGTGGCCCACGATTTTAATAATATTCTAACAGTCGTTTTAGGCTACACTACTCTCTTACAAAAGAATGCAGAACACCCTGAAAAGATCTTACAATATTCTGAAATAATAAAAAAAACTGCGGAAAGGGGTTCTTCATTAATAAAACAACTTTTAACCCTGGCAAGAAAGGTAGAATCGGATCTTAAACCTTCTATCGTAAATGATCTACTCTCAGAGGCGGTCCATATAGCTGCTTCTACCTTTCCTAAATCAATTCGAGTTATTTCCGATCTTCCACAAGATCCGATCCTGGTCCAAGCGGATCATAATCAGATCCATCAGGTTTTTCTGAATTTATTCTTAAATGCGAAAGACGCCATGCCAAGCGGCGGATTACTTTCCATAAGATTAAGAATGGAAGAAGGAGATTTTATTTCTCCGGAGCAATCCCAAAAGACTGCGGTGATTGAAATTTTGGATAGCGGAACCGGGATAGATAGAAAAACCATCCGTAAAATATTTGATCCGTTTTTCACTACGAAAGAACCCGGAAAAGGAACAGGATTAGGCCTTTCTATCGTTTATGGTATTTTAGAAAATCATAAAGGAAAGATCAAGGTAGAAAGTGAGCTTGGGTCCGGTACGAAATTTTCAGTTTACCTCCCAGTTTTGGATTAG
- a CDS encoding alginate export family protein: MYTFPKLKLNFLFLLITIVIGIPVYSEEDPNKNAKETNQNPLPSSSDTNKTESPDPKTKKQEPKYNSPWKGNIPVDHLRTLLVTPEQMKDTQKSDLFWLDNLKLGVSVRPRFESRENPDFNKKTDDYSSFVGQNTQLWFLFDPSPYYAIKVTFQDSRLWGGSQTPQNAGNWTYGLSTGAGTTLTPTTSNNTNIRNNTDIREAYIVFKKTDKLPVSVLVGRQVFAFGDLKIVGPLNWLHTGFAFDGVRFVHDSQWFRSHVFGTILSNQYDAPYGLTTSNGRSKGSIDQAYFFGAYNTIKFGEEAHLDLYAFGVSKKWIPNPNPTDFDDRLKQRDDLLTTGFRFTNRTNNNLLPAGKIWDWTIESAWQSGMTGDRVKADWDILDQKAANGKNIYTEKVQYDTRFLSLDTGIKVNDWIRLGLGYTYASGDPNRSDSKVGTWQSLFPQIAGSFPNWNTMNGQSLIAGFENIKSYSIRANLKTEYGMFVFAIYDTQKANLQDAWYKVSGVPNTGASTENYSNDKFSYENSRLGRRLFYQYDFTWIYNYTDSVSIWMGLSLVKAKEAIGNERTNPFASDPDKRYTFDDTSKFFYLMVSASL; this comes from the coding sequence ATGTATACGTTCCCGAAACTAAAGCTTAATTTCCTATTTCTCTTAATAACTATCGTTATTGGTATTCCCGTGTATTCGGAAGAAGACCCGAATAAAAATGCGAAGGAAACAAATCAGAACCCTCTCCCTTCTTCTTCGGATACGAACAAGACGGAAAGTCCTGACCCTAAAACTAAGAAGCAAGAACCTAAATACAACTCTCCCTGGAAAGGAAATATTCCTGTAGATCATCTTAGAACTCTTCTGGTCACTCCTGAACAGATGAAAGATACTCAAAAATCGGATCTGTTTTGGTTGGATAATCTAAAACTAGGAGTTTCTGTGCGTCCTAGATTCGAATCCAGAGAGAATCCTGACTTCAACAAAAAGACGGATGACTATAGTTCTTTTGTAGGACAGAACACTCAGCTTTGGTTCTTATTCGATCCTTCTCCCTATTATGCGATCAAAGTTACATTCCAGGATAGCAGACTTTGGGGCGGAAGCCAGACCCCTCAGAATGCCGGCAACTGGACTTACGGACTCAGTACTGGCGCCGGAACCACTTTGACTCCAACTACATCTAATAATACGAACATCAGGAATAATACTGATATTAGAGAAGCTTATATAGTATTCAAAAAAACTGATAAACTTCCTGTTTCCGTTTTAGTAGGTAGACAGGTATTTGCATTTGGGGATCTGAAAATTGTCGGTCCGTTAAATTGGCTTCATACCGGCTTTGCATTCGATGGGGTCAGATTTGTGCACGATTCTCAATGGTTTAGATCACATGTATTTGGGACAATCTTATCCAATCAATACGATGCTCCTTACGGTTTGACCACAAGTAATGGAAGATCCAAAGGCTCAATAGATCAGGCATACTTTTTCGGTGCTTATAATACGATCAAGTTTGGAGAGGAAGCTCATCTGGATCTATATGCGTTCGGAGTTTCTAAAAAATGGATCCCAAATCCGAATCCTACCGACTTTGATGATCGTTTGAAACAAAGAGACGATCTATTGACTACAGGTTTTAGATTCACCAATAGAACGAATAATAACCTTTTACCCGCCGGAAAGATTTGGGACTGGACCATAGAATCTGCATGGCAATCGGGAATGACCGGGGACAGAGTAAAAGCGGATTGGGACATCTTAGATCAAAAGGCCGCTAACGGTAAGAATATTTATACGGAGAAGGTGCAGTATGACACAAGATTTCTCTCTTTGGACACCGGGATCAAGGTCAATGATTGGATCCGTCTAGGCTTAGGATACACTTATGCATCGGGAGATCCGAATAGATCCGATTCAAAGGTCGGCACTTGGCAGAGTTTATTCCCTCAGATCGCAGGTTCTTTTCCGAACTGGAATACTATGAATGGGCAATCCTTAATAGCTGGCTTCGAGAATATAAAATCCTATTCGATCAGAGCGAATCTCAAAACGGAATACGGAATGTTCGTGTTTGCAATCTACGATACCCAAAAGGCAAATCTGCAAGATGCTTGGTATAAAGTTTCGGGAGTTCCGAATACAGGAGCAAGCACAGAAAACTATTCCAACGATAAGTTCTCTTATGAGAATTCCAGATTAGGAAGAAGGTTATTCTATCAATACGATTTCACTTGGATCTATAATTACACTGATTCCGTTTCTATCTGGATGGGGCTTTCCCTCGTGAAGGCGAAAGAAGCGATTGGAAACGAAAGGACGAATCCTTTTGCTTCCGATCCAGACAAAAGATACACATTCGACGACACTTCTAAATTCTTTTATCTCATGGTCTCCGCCTCCCTATAA